The stretch of DNA TGTTTTCGTTCCTGATCAACCTCATGACGATAATCATGACCACGTATTACATTTCAGCGGCTGGCCCGAAACTGCGTCGTGCCGCATGCCAGTGGATGGCTCCGGCGGCTCAGCGCCGATTCCTGTTCGTGTGGACGGTGAGCCAGAGCCAGATCTCGTCGTTCCTGTTCTCCCGCGCCATTCTCGCGTTGCTGAACGCGTTCTTCACCGGAATCTGTCTGATGCTGCTGCACGTGCCCTATTGGCTACCGTTGGCGCTGTTCTGCGGTATGGTTTCGCAGTTCATTCCTATGCTGGGCACGTATATCGGCGGCGCATTGCCGGTGCTGTTCGCGTGGGGCAGCTGCGGACTGTGGCAGGCCGTGGCGGTGCTGGTGTTCATCTGCGTGTATCAGCAGATTGAGAATCTGATCTTCGCGCCGAAGATCTCCCAGCGCACCATGGATGTGAATGATGCCGTGGCGTTCCTCGCGGTGTTGGCGTTCACTTCGCTGTTCGGCGCGCTTGGCGCATTCCTCGCATTGCCGGTGGTCGCTTCCGTGCAGACGATCTTCCGCACCTATACAAAGCGGTACGAGCTGGTTGACTCCCCGCTGATGGATGATCCGGTGCCTGAAAAGAAGTCGAAGCTGGTGGAAGGTGCCGAAGTCATCAGCGAGCATCTGCACAATATGCCTCGCGCGGTGCAGGGATCCAGTGCGCATGTGCCGATTTCCGACGAAGTGCGGCAGTTACAGGAGCAGGCGTACAATATCACCCGTTCCGAGGAATCGCTGGAATCGGGCGAAACCGTCGCCATTCCGAAGCACGTGTTGGACAAAACGGAACGCAAGCCATTGCAGGGTCTTGAGAGCGAAAACCCATCGCAGGAATCCAACGAAAAATCGGAATCCGGCAATGAACGGAAGAACGGCGAATCGCGGGAAGCTGAAGGAAGCACGAAAAACGCGGATGACAATCCAAGAAGTAGGTGGCGTTAATGGTACTGCTGAGCGTACTTGACATTCTGCTGGTCATCGTCGGCGGCGCAGGTGTGGTCTATCAGGCGGTGTGCATTCTCATCTCCCTGTTCACCAAGCCGATCAAATTTCCCGATGCGCCGATGAACAAGCGTTACGCGGTGCTGATTTCCGCACGAAACGAGGCGAAAGT from Bifidobacterium catenulatum PV20-2 encodes:
- a CDS encoding AI-2E family transporter, producing MSESEQRLNNTQSENGANTSEQRWDLGTLFPAKGDPRKPPEWLGRALLYIAIAIVVFTFCWRSWGKIEYLVIDIIVSLFIALAVEPMVVPLVKHGWKRSFASLFSLLMLAVILGVLFTLFGNLFVQQVIALVNGLPDLYEQMCQFASQYANFQLPEINNLGNEILKNIQTSWVTDFAGTALNTVSGLFSFLINLMTIIMTTYYISAAGPKLRRAACQWMAPAAQRRFLFVWTVSQSQISSFLFSRAILALLNAFFTGICLMLLHVPYWLPLALFCGMVSQFIPMLGTYIGGALPVLFAWGSCGLWQAVAVLVFICVYQQIENLIFAPKISQRTMDVNDAVAFLAVLAFTSLFGALGAFLALPVVASVQTIFRTYTKRYELVDSPLMDDPVPEKKSKLVEGAEVISEHLHNMPRAVQGSSAHVPISDEVRQLQEQAYNITRSEESLESGETVAIPKHVLDKTERKPLQGLESENPSQESNEKSESGNERKNGESREAEGSTKNADDNPRSRWR